In the genome of Phlebotomus papatasi isolate M1 chromosome 2, Ppap_2.1, whole genome shotgun sequence, one region contains:
- the LOC129804905 gene encoding uncharacterized protein LOC129804905, which produces MNKKKSSGSFCFGIYLKKNSEKSIRILKKMWSVYKIHEKDIYFNEIEYLVSDLEEENVQPSNSEFREAMRSFQGQLSERESNMTLENNPEFCEFVICGTKKVLKIFHEHFAAEYPSGRDFVLYQRYCKGADLLKKLMSDAQFHLELHEREAVLAELGSRRRRYHVHPILQDRDEFGFWNRFVPELKKYPQKFKLFTRMSIKQFDFLSKKIRSRIAKSESHRVPIPPDARLMITLRYLATGDSFPTLSNEYLTGISTISGIVNEVCEAIWEVFAPKYIFWPKDLDNIAEKFEVLHKFPHCCGAVDGKHVRIQKPSQSGGVYYNFKGYHSIVLLGICDAECNFIFVSIGSYGSQSDSSVFNYSEIGRAINNKEICWPTPKNLPNSTIPYNYFIIGDEAFPLSENLLRPYSGQNLPVDKENFNKRLSIARNTIERTFGILSNRFRILRGEIRTLPKHAESFVKACVTLHNYIQKTSDINTPQVRQCEAQDEMVSNPASYRGRQATIGIEKRNIYKDYLYSQLN; this is translated from the exons atgaataagaagaagagtagtGGTTCGTTTTGTTTTggtatttatttaaagaaaaatagtgaaaaatccataagaattttaaagaaaatgtggTCTGTGTATAAAATTCAcgaaaaagatatttattttaatgaaattgagtATCTCGTCAGTGATCTGGAGGAGGAAAATGTGCAGCCAAGCAATAGCGAATTCAGGGAGGCTATGAGAAGCTTCCAGGGACAATTGAGTGAAAGGGAATCGAATATGACCCTGGAAAATAATCCCgaattttgtgaatttgttATATGTGGCACAAAGAAAGTCCTAAAGATATTCCACGAACATTTTGCAGCAGAATATCCATCGGGACGCGACTTTGTGCTATATCAGCGATATTGCAAGGGAGCTGACCTTCTCAAAAAATTGATGAGTGATGCTCAATTCCATCTGGAGCTTCACGAAAGGGAGGCTGTCTTGGCTGAACTGGGCAGTCGAAGAAGGAGATATCATGTTCATCCCATACTCCAGGACAGGGATGAGTTTGGGTTTTGGAACCGATTTGTCCCTGAACTTAAGAAATAtc CGCAGAAATTCAAACTCTTCACGCGAATGTCCATCAAACAGTTTGACTTCCTGTCCAAAAAAATTCGTTCCCGGATTGCGAAAAGTGAGAGCCACCGAGTGCCAATACCTCCTGATGCTCGATTAATGATTACATTGCGGTATTTAGCTACTGGTGATAGTTTCCCAACATTATCCAATGAATATCTCACGGGTATCAGCACAATTTCTGGAATTGTTAATGAAGTGTGTGAAGCGATTTGGGAAGTTTTCGCacctaaatatattttctggCCAAAGGATTTAGATAATATTGCAGAAAAATTCGAAGTCTTGCACAAATTTCCTCACTGTTGCGGAGCGGTGGATGGGAAACATGTGAGAATCCAGAAGCCATCACAATCTGGAGGAGTCTATTACAATTTTAAAGGATACCACTCCATCGTTTTGTTAGGTATATGTGATGCAGAGTGCAATTTCATCTTCGTGTCCATTGGATCATACGGATCTCAGTCTGATAGTAGTGTCTTCAATTATTCTGAAATTGGTAGAGCTATTAACAACAAAGAAATTTGTTGGCCGACCCCAAAGAATTTGCCAAACTCAACAATCCCATATAATTACTTTATAATAGGAGATGAGGCTTTTCCGCTCTCTGAAAATCTGCTGCGACCGTATTCCGGCCAGAATCTGCCAGTtgataaggaaaattttaataaacggTTATCTATTGCCCGGAATACAATTGAGCGAACATTTGGGATCCTGTCTAATcgttttagaattttaagaGGTGAAATAAGAACCCTTCCGAAACACGCTGAATCATTTGTGAAAGCTTGTGTGACTCTCCACAACTATATACAGAAGACTTCTGATATAAATACTCCACAAGTAAGGCAGTGTGAAGCTCAGGATGAAATGGTCTCAAATCCTGCTTCTTACAGAGGACGCCAAGCTACAATTGGTATTGAAAAGAGAAATATTTACAAAGATTATTTGTAttcacaattaaattaa
- the LOC129804929 gene encoding uncharacterized protein LOC129804929 → MFAEKVNFCVVLWNFRMAERLTDDEFQAFLVEMQENEICWNKKHPLYAKTNAREKAILGVAKRLHMTPDRLKKLIIYMKKKFNEQEQRNMKKSGSEADGKAPAEWKWYGECQFLKPGLCISENATQSFIFKNQKSRSPVVNNTSFAKSVKSVIDYNVDEEFDDQAENTEANKATKKEAGSLEADRVASFSKSTSEHHKNTDRKRSIKDENIIQNKRQHIGFSSSTSTDVTAFKTSTISSDSATLITTPSTASLSPKAKSSSVTSSSANSNEAIAYPSQSTDCSLPLISQVSLNNPTSTVTKVITGNLTPMINENRESLIESASSLVALQLRRSNISEESLINFHADVIRFIKSYQNL, encoded by the exons ATGTTTGctgaaaaagtgaatttttgtgtagttttgtggaattttaggatggcagaacgtttgacg GATGATGAATTTCAAGCATTTCTGGTTGAAATGCAAGAGAACGAGATATGCTGGAATAAAAAGCATCCGCTTTATGCGAAAACCAATGCTCGCGAGAAGGCTATCTTAGGGGTGGCGAAGAGGCTTCACATGACCCCTGACAGgttaaagaaattaataatttatatgaaaaaaaaattcaatgagcAGGAACAGAGGAACATGAAGAAAAGTGGATCAGAGGCGGATGGAAAAGCACCGGCAGAATGGAAGTGGTACGGAGAATGCCAGTTCCTGAAGCCTGGCCTTTGCATTTCTGAAAATGCAACccaaagttttatttttaaaaatcagaaGTCCAGAAGCCCAGTGGTAAATAACACTTCGTTCGCAAAATCGGTAAAAAGTGTTATTGATTATAACGTAGATGAGGAATTTGACGATCAGGCTGAAAACACTGAAGCTAACAAGGCTACAAAGAAAGAAGCTGGATCCTTGGAAGCTGACAGAGTAGCATCATTTTCGAAGAGTACAAGCGAGCACCACAAGAACACAGACAGAAAGAGATCAATAAAGGATGAAAATATAATCCAAAATAAGCGTCAGCACATTGGATTTTCATCTTCAACTTCGACAGATGTTACTGCTTTTAAAACAAGTACGATTAGTTCGGATTCTGCAACACTCATCACCACTCCCTCAACTGCCAGTCTCTCGCCTAAAGCCAAGTCCTCATCCGTTACTTCTTCTTCAGCAAATAGCAATGAAGCTATAGCTTATCCTAGCCAGTCAACCGATTGTTCCTTGCCACTAATATCTCAGGTATCGCTAAACAACCCAACATCCACTGTCACCAAAGTGATCACCGGAAATTTGACACCAATGATCAATGAAAACCGTGAATCACTGATTGAATCTGCCTCAAGTCTTGTAGCCTTGCAGCTCAGAAGATCTAATATATCAGAAGAAAGTCTCATCAATTTCCATGCAGATGTGATACGATTCATAAAGTCTTATCAAAACTTGTAG